From Aspergillus luchuensis IFO 4308 DNA, chromosome 2, nearly complete sequence:
ATGCTACACATAATGAGCAAGAAACTTTGTCTCAGAGCAATATAACGGACCGAATTGGCTCAGAGATACGGAATATTGCTGTCCGTGTTCGAGATGTTCGAATGGAAGCGACTAGGGCTGCGGAGTCTCTAATTCTTATTGACAACAGGCAGACCCTGTTCTCTGGAGTACCAATGTCGAACAATAGTGCTCTAGGCCCCCTTGCATGGGTCGTTGGGGAGTATGCTCAATACCTCTCGTCGCCTAGACAGACTCTTTACTCGTTAATAGACGTGTCCAACGTTTCATTGCCAGCAAAAACTCTTTCCCTCTACGTCCAAGCTATACCGAAGATATTCACCCAAATCGTTTGCAGCGGTGGTCGAGACTGGAGCTCGAGCAAAAGGAGCGAGGTTGCACTGAACCTGGCCCGAATCATCGACTTCTTGGAAGCCCTGGGGGCACATCCAGATTTGAATGTGCAGGAAAGGGCCATCGAGTTTCTAGAGATTATGCGATTGGCAGCTGACGCCGCACATTCAACGAGTCTAGATGCCCACGATATCCCATTTTTGCTATCTTCAGTGATCCCTGGTCTTTTCGATGGCCTCGAGCTAAACCCGGTCTCTGTTAATGCCCAGAAGAAAGTTCAATCGCCAGACGAGCTGCAGTTACACCAGACATTTAACGAAGATCTTTGGGTGCTCTTCAGTCATGAACAAGGGAATTCTCACGAGAAAGAGAGTAAACTGCCATTCCacgaatattattatagtcgAGAGACATTTGTCCCGGATAAGCAGGGCATGGACAGCACCTCAGATGATTTGCAACTGATGCCGTTTGCGACCACCGGACTGGATCATCTAGATGATCAGGCCGCCCTTGTAAGGCGGAAACACTACCGAAAAGAGCGCACTCGAGATGACCCATTCTACATTGGAACCGAAGATGCGTGGACCGCTATATCTGAGCCCTCCCGGCCCCAGTTGCAGATCTCGGACGAAGGCGAGCTAAACATCGACGCCATTCCTATTATTGATCTCAAATTGAGTGAAACGAGGGAACGACACAGCGATCACATGTCTTCTCCCCCGCCTGAAGAGACCCAGTCCACGGCCGGATCACGACTTAGAAGATATCATGTAATCCCGGATGAGATGATCGGACACGAAGAGGAGCTTGGTGTCAAAGACACTAACTCCCTTAACAAATCAAATCGGTCACCGCTTTTAGTGGATTCCAGCGGTTTACAGCGCCTCACTttaggggaggagggggtatCCTCAGGATACACGCGAAGCGTCCCAAGGGCCGAAGATGATGCGGAAATGGCCAAGGCAATGCAGCAAGTGGAAAGGTTCCGACTGGAATTGCAAAGGGAGTCAGAGCGCGTTCATCCAACAGGAGTTCCCTCCGAGGGAACATTGgtcaaaaagaagaaacggGTAAAGAAGACTACGGCCCCTGTTTCTCGGGATAGTGGACAGAAGCATGAACCAGTTCTAGATGGAAATAGTCAGCgcaagccgaagaagaagaggcccaAAAACCAAAGGGTGGTGACATCTTCTTGAGGATGACTGTCAATCAGTATAACTTGAAATTAAGAGAAATAAATTCAGGTAGTCACCATAGTGGTGTCTAATAGAAGTTCCGCACATGCGACCTGCGCTTTTCACGGCATGACAAATAATAAGATACCAAAACGTCGGTAGCACGTAAAACAAGAACGCGCAAAACAAGAGACTCGGGATATCAGTTAGGTGCATCACTATTATCGCCGCCGCTGTTCTTAAAAGCAACTTTAACAGTCTTTACAAGCTTTCATAGTTTCAAAGTATTAAGCGGCTGACGCTTGCGACCACGGTGGACCAAAGCTTCGGTACGATCCCTAGAACTTCAAGGAAGATTCCTCCACAGACAACGAACGCGAGAATGGCTGTTCTAAAGTTAGCCTTGGTGACTGAGGTGGCCGTAAAGCAGTTCGCAACATACCCACCCACACAGTGGACACAGGCGACCTTGGAGTCTGCTTTGACTTGACAACTGTCTTGCCTTTACCACGCTTTGCAGATTCCTGCTTCGCGAACCTTTCGTTGGCCTTCCTTTGCTGGGGAGTTTGAGCCTAGGTATTCAGTCAATATATTGTAGCTCAAGCGATCGGGGCTAAATGAACTACCATGACTGTCTGCCTTGTGTGCACGAAACCAAATGATATAGGACTACTATGCCTGTAAGGGAAGTAGTGAACCCGGTGGTACTATAGACACATAGAAAGTAACAAGACAATCGACTCCGGGAGTAGATGTCACAGCTGTAGGTGGTTATTAGCTCTACAAAAGGCCACGTTGTACCAAACACTCCGTATGTGCTGGAAAGTCGACCACATACCTAGCTGAGTAATCCTACCAGTCATGTGCAAATAGGGGTAGCTCAGCTCCGACAGTGTCACAATTTAGACTAGCAAATCAATGCTTAGTTCTGCGTGTACAGAGTGTATGTGTAATCTACTAATCTGATAACTGGCTACATACTATTGTGCTGGTGTTTTCTTAGTATAGAAATTAGGTATATTTTGAAGAATTACTTTTTGAATTATACTAATGTTTATgttaattagaattataatatattgtatGATAAATAAGTACTGTATCTACTCCTAGGAGTTGAAAAAAAACATTTATacatttaagatattttgtATTTtttgtattatattttataaaattataaaatcacCACGGGTACAAATACTTTTCTTAACTTAATTGATTAAGTTCTAAATTTTATAacatattaataaattttatatattaaaaatcttttatacatataatttttaaatttcaTACTAAAAACTCTAgttttactactactagaatCCCGGAAgtctttataagattaattagaTCATAATGTAATCAACGGTATGGTAGGCTATATAATCAGATAAGCTATTTTCTAATACAAtcatctaatataattaaaataaggtCTCTAGATTGATATAAATACTTGTAACAAAAGCTATCTAATTGATTGGTAAATAATTTAGAATACTgtatattttagtaatagtagctaatattaaagtaattacTGCAGTATagaaacttatataaaaaagtatttatatataataattaatctttaattttaatgtttttattattttatattcctCTTACTTCCTGTATAGCTTtctaaatttttttaataataatatttcttatataaatcatCTGtcttcttaaatattttctcttttaaa
This genomic window contains:
- the APL5 gene encoding putative AP-3 complex subunit delta (COG:U;~EggNog:ENOG410PF8I;~InterPro:IPR016024,IPR002553,IPR017105;~PFAM:PF01602;~go_component: GO:0030117 - membrane coat [Evidence IEA];~go_component: GO:0030123 - AP-3 adaptor complex [Evidence IEA];~go_process: GO:0006886 - intracellular protein transport [Evidence IEA];~go_process: GO:0015031 - protein transport [Evidence IEA];~go_process: GO:0016192 - vesicle-mediated transport [Evidence IEA]), whose amino-acid sequence is MSAPVTLISLPNANPGQTRFEKSLYDLIKGLRHHKGTEEEYIQDSLRECKTEIRSQDMDKKATALLKLIYLEMFGYDMSWASFHVLEVMSSAKYLQKRAGYLGAVQSFRPDTEVLMLATNLLKKDLVSHSIPNMSLPLITLPNIATTSLSMSLLPDVLSRISHSHSVVRKKAIICLYRLALAYPDALKLAWPKLKERLMDDQEDTSVTTAVLNVVCELGWRRPHDFLPLAPRFFELLVDGGNNWMAIKIIKLFATLTPLEPRLIRKLHRPLVNIIQTTTAMSLLYECINGLIQGGILDFDAGIEEKDEIASLCVGKLRGMVVSDSDPNLKYVALLAFNKIVLTYPGLVSLQQDVIMHCLDDADISIRLQALELAARMVTSDSLQSIVGRLISQLMDSRPLKKGSHLEPGDGYPEWENDKQRSEWTNKAPLILPPEYRVQVIHRILDICSFDNYSNLTDFEWYVDVLIRLVTLLPADSEDTFMTNATHNEQETLSQSNITDRIGSEIRNIAVRVRDVRMEATRAAESLILIDNRQTLFSGVPMSNNSALGPLAWVVGEYAQYLSSPRQTLYSLIDVSNVSLPAKTLSLYVQAIPKIFTQIVCSGGRDWSSSKRSEVALNLARIIDFLEALGAHPDLNVQERAIEFLEIMRLAADAAHSTSLDAHDIPFLLSSVIPGLFDGLELNPVSVNAQKKVQSPDELQLHQTFNEDLWVLFSHEQGNSHEKESKLPFHEYYYSRETFVPDKQGMDSTSDDLQLMPFATTGLDHLDDQAALVRRKHYRKERTRDDPFYIGTEDAWTAISEPSRPQLQISDEGELNIDAIPIIDLKLSETRERHSDHMSSPPPEETQSTAGSRLRRYHVIPDEMIGHEEELGVKDTNSLNKSNRSPLLVDSSGLQRLTLGEEGVSSGYTRSVPRAEDDAEMAKAMQQVERFRLELQRESERVHPTGVPSEGTLVKKKKRVKKTTAPVSRDSGQKHEPVLDGNSQRKPKKKRPKNQRVVTSS
- a CDS encoding RAMP4 family protein (COG:S;~EggNog:ENOG410PTK3;~InterPro:IPR010580;~PFAM:PF06624;~TransMembrane:1 (i42-63o);~go_component: GO:0005783 - endoplasmic reticulum [Evidence IEA]), producing the protein MAQTPQQRKANERFAKQESAKRGKGKTVVKSKQTPRSPVSTVWVAILAFVVCGGIFLEVLGIVPKLWSTVVASVSRLIL